A genome region from Alicyclobacillus acidocaldarius subsp. acidocaldarius DSM 446 includes the following:
- a CDS encoding ATP-binding protein: MKLFGRNHVVGIFRGFSEGGLEFHADLVLPYRSEFQRTPMHGMFLVVQLEHEDEAVLGRITSIAAQGRLVSDEGDDYSLRAVTEDRAVPEDLREKYLRYRVDIRVLGVVRVLDGKLVFAPSHRRLPHVGSKVAFLSPEVLREVAGHHVEGAEIGHLALGEFVYAEGDARLKKEPWTVIQSPCVIPKFPVSNLVSRRTFVFARAGFGKSNLIKLLFSNLYAETPKVEKRGGRRVPVGSVIFDPDGEYFFPDDKNRPGLCDVPELQDKIVVFTDRQAPSPFYASFIASGIKLDIRQLRPAEVLSIALSPERQDQQNVRKLKMLTQSAWREIVDEIYAKGHDADDEKLKHLLQLRENQEAELNAARANMAQVVQMLHDPSSAFLDMLLHALHQGKLCVVDVSQVRGSQALVLSGIILQRIFEHNQRHFTEKDPKTIPTIAVVEEAQSVLGASSYTSGEGPYIAWVKEGRKYDLGAILITQQPGSISNEILSQGDNWFIFHLLSEGDLRAVQRANAHFSADILSSLLNEPIQGQGVFWSSAGGKPYPIPIRVLSFEQLHKVADPTYDREPVPTFADRLRQLASLKQEKRGHRESADAEARQVKEARETGYDARPRGDRQDTLVQHVSAELESDEAFMDKMRTTGDTWINVQNRIEQLLPDLMVDAADQAHRLLPLVMNELFGKNSWKTENRPQRKNPKRSVKWIVLAEPGDE, translated from the coding sequence ATGAAGCTGTTTGGCCGAAATCACGTGGTCGGCATTTTTCGAGGATTCAGCGAAGGCGGATTGGAGTTTCACGCCGATCTCGTCCTGCCCTACCGCAGCGAGTTCCAGCGCACGCCGATGCACGGCATGTTTCTCGTGGTGCAACTCGAACACGAGGACGAGGCCGTGCTCGGGCGCATCACCTCCATCGCGGCGCAGGGGCGGCTCGTCTCCGACGAAGGCGACGACTATAGCCTGCGGGCCGTGACGGAGGATCGCGCCGTGCCAGAGGATCTGCGCGAGAAGTACCTCCGGTATCGCGTCGACATCCGCGTGCTCGGCGTCGTGCGCGTCTTGGACGGAAAGCTCGTGTTTGCGCCATCGCATCGCCGTCTGCCGCACGTCGGAAGCAAGGTCGCGTTTTTGTCTCCGGAGGTTCTGCGCGAGGTGGCGGGGCACCACGTGGAAGGCGCCGAAATCGGCCATCTGGCCCTCGGCGAGTTCGTCTACGCGGAGGGCGATGCGCGGCTCAAGAAGGAACCGTGGACGGTGATCCAGAGCCCGTGCGTCATCCCAAAGTTTCCGGTATCCAACCTGGTATCGCGGCGCACGTTCGTCTTTGCGAGAGCCGGCTTCGGCAAGTCGAATCTGATCAAGCTCTTGTTCAGCAACCTGTACGCCGAGACCCCCAAGGTCGAGAAGCGCGGCGGAAGGCGCGTGCCGGTGGGAAGCGTCATCTTCGATCCAGACGGCGAGTACTTCTTCCCAGACGACAAGAACCGCCCTGGGCTGTGCGACGTGCCGGAATTGCAGGACAAAATCGTCGTGTTCACCGACCGCCAGGCGCCGAGCCCGTTTTACGCTTCCTTCATCGCCTCCGGCATCAAGCTCGACATTCGCCAGCTGAGGCCCGCCGAGGTGTTGTCCATCGCCCTGTCTCCCGAGCGTCAGGATCAACAGAACGTCCGCAAACTGAAAATGTTGACCCAGTCCGCGTGGCGAGAGATTGTGGACGAGATCTACGCCAAGGGCCACGACGCGGACGACGAGAAGCTGAAGCACCTCCTGCAGCTGCGGGAGAACCAGGAGGCCGAGCTCAACGCGGCCCGCGCGAACATGGCGCAGGTCGTGCAAATGCTGCACGATCCGTCCAGCGCGTTCTTAGACATGCTGCTCCATGCCCTGCATCAGGGCAAGCTGTGCGTCGTCGACGTGTCGCAGGTCCGCGGCTCGCAGGCCCTGGTGCTGTCCGGAATTATCCTTCAGCGCATCTTCGAGCACAATCAACGGCACTTCACCGAGAAAGATCCCAAGACCATCCCCACCATCGCGGTGGTCGAAGAAGCCCAATCCGTCCTCGGCGCATCGTCGTACACGTCAGGCGAAGGGCCGTACATCGCCTGGGTGAAGGAAGGGAGAAAGTACGATCTCGGCGCGATTCTCATCACCCAGCAGCCAGGGAGCATCTCCAACGAAATCCTCAGCCAGGGGGACAACTGGTTCATCTTTCACTTGCTTTCCGAAGGCGATCTCCGCGCCGTGCAGCGCGCCAACGCGCACTTCAGCGCGGACATCCTGAGCTCGCTTCTGAACGAGCCCATTCAGGGCCAGGGGGTGTTCTGGAGCAGCGCGGGCGGCAAACCGTACCCGATTCCCATCCGCGTCCTGTCCTTCGAACAATTGCACAAGGTCGCCGATCCGACCTATGACCGCGAGCCCGTCCCCACCTTCGCCGACCGGCTGCGACAACTCGCCAGTCTGAAGCAGGAGAAACGGGGCCATCGTGAATCCGCGGACGCCGAGGCGCGCCAGGTGAAAGAGGCGCGCGAAACCGGGTACGACGCGAGACCGCGCGGCGACAGGCAGGATACGCTCGTTCAGCACGTGAGCGCCGAACTCGAAAGCGACGAAGCGTTCATGGACAAGATGAGAACGACCGGAGACACGTGGATCAACGTGCAGAACCGCATCGAACAGCTGCTTCCGGATCTCATGGTGGACGCGGCGGATCAGGCGCATCGACTGCTGCCGCTCGTGATGAACGAACTGTTTGGGAAAAACAGCTGGAAAACTGAGAATCGGCCGCAGAGAAAAAATCCAAAGCGAAGTGTCAAATGGATTGTCCTCGCCGAGCCAGGGGACGAATAG
- a CDS encoding alcohol dehydrogenase catalytic domain-containing protein — MRALVFDPEGGLRVAEVPTPQPGPGEILVRVEACGICGSDRQLVRGEGAPLGTSYPVVLGHEIAGRVAALGEGASGFAPGDAVVVHPFVPCGQCAACARGEEHLCPHQGVMGFTRPGGDAEYVAVPAQNAIRRPDGLDPAEAAILVDAYATPYRAMVSVGVAEEEAVLVIGTGGLGLAAVQIAKALGVPQVAVLSRREDAGALALVSGADEFVTLSDDPRQAARRLRRMAKGGVGLVLDTSGFADGIAFALDVLRPGGKMVTVAMPSDEIPVPFAKLARKGMSIMGSFGSRRADVEELLRMAAEGRVQPDVVAGRRVSLEEAPDAIKNPFFGRDVVVFGSP; from the coding sequence ATGCGCGCGCTCGTGTTTGACCCGGAAGGCGGCCTACGCGTCGCGGAGGTGCCAACGCCACAGCCTGGGCCTGGCGAGATCCTCGTCCGCGTCGAGGCGTGCGGCATCTGCGGCAGCGACCGGCAACTGGTCCGCGGCGAGGGCGCGCCGTTGGGGACGTCGTATCCGGTGGTGTTGGGCCACGAGATCGCGGGCCGCGTGGCGGCGCTCGGCGAGGGCGCCTCGGGCTTCGCGCCGGGCGACGCGGTGGTCGTGCACCCGTTTGTGCCGTGCGGCCAGTGCGCGGCGTGCGCGCGGGGCGAGGAGCATCTGTGCCCGCACCAGGGCGTGATGGGCTTCACGCGGCCGGGCGGCGACGCGGAGTACGTAGCGGTTCCGGCGCAAAACGCCATTCGCCGCCCGGACGGGCTCGATCCGGCCGAGGCGGCCATCCTGGTCGACGCGTACGCGACGCCGTACCGGGCCATGGTGTCGGTCGGCGTGGCCGAGGAGGAGGCGGTGCTCGTCATCGGCACGGGCGGGCTGGGGCTCGCGGCGGTGCAAATCGCCAAGGCCCTGGGCGTGCCTCAGGTGGCCGTGTTGAGCCGGCGAGAGGACGCGGGCGCGCTCGCTCTTGTCTCCGGCGCGGACGAATTCGTGACGCTCTCGGACGATCCGCGCCAGGCCGCGCGCAGGCTGCGGCGCATGGCGAAAGGCGGGGTGGGCCTCGTGCTCGACACGTCCGGGTTTGCGGACGGGATCGCCTTCGCCCTGGACGTCCTGCGCCCAGGCGGCAAGATGGTGACCGTGGCGATGCCCTCGGACGAGATCCCCGTGCCGTTCGCGAAGCTCGCGCGCAAAGGCATGTCGATCATGGGGAGCTTTGGCTCGCGCCGCGCGGACGTCGAAGAGCTCCTCCGGATGGCGGCGGAGGGGCGCGTTCAGCCGGACGTCGTGGCGGGGCGGCGGGTGTCGCTCGAGGAGGCCCCGGACGCGATAAAGAACCCGTTTTTCGGCCGAGATGTCGTCGTGTTCGGATCGCCGTGA
- a CDS encoding helix-turn-helix domain-containing protein produces the protein MSLGQRLRRLREERGLTLAQVATAAGLSVSHLSAIENGTRRNPSFHIVARIARVYGVPVDSLVEEEDKRPGAPQEVNVEYQGPSTPYLEMARRLAEADALSHPARLLEVIAALLREREQAYEAGASGPRNGTEEKEKGTEESAEAKREPAPMDDRNHSD, from the coding sequence ATGAGCCTTGGACAGCGCCTCCGCCGCCTGCGCGAGGAACGCGGGTTGACGTTGGCACAGGTCGCGACCGCCGCCGGGCTTTCGGTGAGTCATCTCAGCGCCATCGAAAACGGGACGCGCCGCAATCCGTCCTTTCACATCGTGGCGCGCATCGCACGCGTGTACGGCGTGCCCGTCGATTCGCTGGTGGAGGAGGAGGACAAGCGGCCGGGCGCTCCGCAGGAAGTAAACGTGGAGTACCAGGGGCCCTCGACGCCGTATCTCGAGATGGCGCGGCGGCTGGCGGAGGCCGACGCCCTATCCCACCCCGCGCGATTGCTCGAGGTCATCGCCGCTCTGCTTCGCGAGCGAGAACAGGCCTACGAAGCGGGCGCGTCCGGTCCGAGGAACGGAACCGAGGAAAAAGAAAAGGGCACGGAAGAAAGCGCAGAGGCGAAGCGCGAGCCCGCGCCGATGGACGACCGAAACCACAGCGATTGA
- a CDS encoding DNA methyltransferase, with protein sequence MELWSKRRSSDPRLRLNAISPYYTMFPLAFPLRVLAGAERGWVLDPFCGRGTTNFAARLAGFPTVGVDINPIAVAIAQAKLASTTVHGVVERCQQILESEAPGDVPDGEFWSWCFHQKTLEDVCRLRQALSDVQTEEDIVLRALVLGVLHGPRNKGLPSYLSNQMPRTYATKPDAAVRYWKSRGIHPVYVDVLDVVRRRAEHVLSHVPDKVPGFVRLADSRTLAPEDFAMRFRYVITSPPYFGMKTYVSDHWLRHWFLGGPPYVDYASDPQLGRPSLLAFIEGLREVWTRVSQVCEPGALLVVRFGAIPSYEVDPIEVLRASLSGTPWKERRLCDAGSASNGRRQADQFQFVRSRATLEVDLYASLEEA encoded by the coding sequence ATGGAGCTTTGGTCGAAACGGAGGTCTTCCGATCCGCGGCTGCGGCTCAACGCCATCAGCCCGTACTACACCATGTTTCCCCTCGCGTTCCCGCTTCGCGTTCTGGCGGGCGCGGAGCGCGGATGGGTGCTGGATCCGTTCTGCGGTCGAGGCACGACGAATTTTGCGGCGAGGCTCGCCGGCTTTCCTACGGTCGGCGTGGATATCAATCCCATCGCGGTGGCCATCGCGCAGGCGAAGCTGGCGTCGACCACGGTCCACGGCGTCGTGGAGCGGTGTCAACAGATCTTGGAAAGCGAAGCGCCGGGCGATGTCCCGGACGGCGAATTCTGGAGCTGGTGTTTTCACCAAAAGACGCTCGAAGATGTCTGCCGCCTCCGCCAGGCGCTTTCCGACGTTCAGACGGAGGAGGACATCGTGCTGCGCGCGCTCGTGCTCGGCGTGCTACACGGCCCGCGCAACAAAGGACTGCCGTCCTATTTGTCCAATCAGATGCCGCGCACCTATGCCACGAAGCCCGACGCTGCGGTGCGCTACTGGAAGTCGCGCGGGATCCATCCGGTCTATGTGGACGTGCTGGACGTCGTGCGCAGGCGCGCCGAACACGTGTTGTCGCATGTGCCGGACAAGGTGCCCGGCTTCGTCCGGCTGGCGGACAGCCGAACGCTCGCGCCGGAGGATTTTGCGATGCGCTTTCGGTACGTCATCACCTCGCCGCCGTATTTCGGCATGAAGACGTACGTCTCGGACCACTGGCTTCGCCACTGGTTTCTCGGCGGTCCGCCCTACGTCGACTACGCGTCGGACCCGCAACTCGGCCGCCCCTCGCTGCTCGCGTTCATCGAGGGCCTGCGCGAGGTCTGGACGCGGGTCAGCCAAGTCTGCGAACCCGGCGCGCTCCTCGTGGTGCGGTTCGGCGCCATACCGAGTTACGAGGTCGACCCCATCGAGGTCCTGCGCGCGAGTCTGAGCGGCACGCCGTGGAAGGAGCGCCGCCTGTGCGATGCCGGCAGCGCATCGAACGGGCGAAGACAGGCGGATCAGTTTCAGTTCGTCCGCAGCCGCGCCACGCTGGAGGTCGATCTGTATGCTTCTCTCGAGGAGGCCTAG
- a CDS encoding GNAT family N-acetyltransferase produces the protein MRKSYQNLWLGGSGILRWKKGIRVGTGGHQAYRLSVNDWADLEHLYLRWAGDPGWPPDARARSAWNRLVQTWQVGAWLGDAAVAVAEDGSEPVGYAALTLAVDHHPALGRAMEVGTFVAPTHRGAGVNRQLKLWSAEEAARLGAQWLAACIPVSNERAARAFLKVFPNAMAHEASGPSAGPWRAYVKRRAFAAGEPVHLYVVRLNSDSHAT, from the coding sequence TTGAGAAAATCATATCAGAATTTGTGGCTGGGCGGTAGTGGGATTTTACGATGGAAGAAGGGGATTCGGGTGGGCACGGGCGGCCATCAGGCGTACCGCCTGTCCGTGAACGACTGGGCAGACCTTGAACACCTCTACCTACGGTGGGCTGGCGATCCCGGCTGGCCACCGGACGCCCGCGCGCGCAGTGCGTGGAACCGCCTCGTCCAGACGTGGCAGGTGGGAGCCTGGCTCGGGGATGCCGCGGTGGCCGTCGCGGAAGATGGCAGCGAACCGGTGGGGTACGCGGCGCTGACGCTCGCCGTGGACCATCACCCGGCGCTCGGGCGCGCGATGGAGGTGGGCACGTTCGTCGCGCCGACGCACCGCGGCGCAGGGGTCAACCGACAGCTCAAGTTGTGGTCCGCCGAAGAGGCTGCGCGCCTCGGGGCGCAGTGGCTGGCGGCGTGCATCCCGGTGTCCAACGAGCGCGCGGCCCGCGCATTTCTCAAGGTGTTTCCAAACGCCATGGCGCACGAGGCGTCAGGCCCAAGCGCTGGCCCGTGGCGGGCTTACGTCAAGCGGCGCGCCTTTGCCGCCGGTGAGCCCGTGCACCTGTACGTCGTACGATTGAACAGCGATTCACACGCCACGTGA
- a CDS encoding hemerythrin domain-containing protein, translating into MGKRRHEALQPLSRHHHYALVVAMHLTRQEQPPEALMAELRQFWEDGGQSHFREEEEILLPAYAKYGSLDRDEIAQMLLDHVKIRSLVSRALEDGDPSVLVELGTILRAHVHLEEQVVFPLIEETLQEPDLTRLAPFFEEHRASSPYARREEPQEHG; encoded by the coding sequence ATGGGAAAACGCCGCCACGAGGCGCTGCAGCCGCTGTCTCGCCATCACCACTACGCGCTCGTCGTCGCCATGCACCTCACCCGCCAGGAGCAGCCTCCCGAGGCGCTCATGGCGGAGTTGCGCCAATTCTGGGAGGACGGCGGGCAGTCACATTTCCGCGAGGAGGAGGAAATCCTGCTCCCTGCCTACGCAAAATACGGGAGTCTAGATCGCGACGAGATCGCGCAGATGCTCCTCGATCACGTCAAGATCCGGAGCCTGGTGAGCCGCGCGCTCGAAGACGGCGACCCATCGGTGCTTGTTGAATTGGGGACCATCCTGCGGGCGCACGTCCACCTGGAGGAGCAGGTGGTCTTCCCACTCATCGAAGAGACGCTTCAAGAACCGGACCTGACGCGCCTGGCGCCGTTCTTCGAAGAGCATCGGGCGTCGTCGCCGTACGCTCGGCGAGAAGAACCGCAGGAGCACGGATGA
- a CDS encoding acyl-CoA dehydrogenase family protein has translation MDILNPSARDAIAPSFPSYDADLVARANEIRNRVIQFREEEGAEWGAQIERDARIPEALWARIRELGFHKLTQPKWVGGEGLPLGLYFPILEEVAHMHGTIRMMVHAYNSIWRTVGQGTREQQEYWLKKLVNEGALVAFALTEPDNGTGIDLRTIATYENGKFVLNGRKHLITFAEEAAVIAVIAKMEGGAGRTGLTAFLVPQGRKGMKLTPMPHMMGDKGCSHAVIEFENCEVGEDEVLGEIGEGFGVAVRGFLDQSRACIAQSAVGLAQEALDRALDHVRRRTTFGKALASRQAVQMRLAEMQIAIQGARLLCLDAAYKYDQGRDISLEAAIAKANAIRMVGEVTDGALSLYGGIGYAVTSPVERLYRDARSLWFEEGTLEMQKMTIAEALLAEARRRERAQKRAE, from the coding sequence ATGGACATCTTGAACCCGTCGGCGCGGGATGCCATCGCGCCGTCGTTCCCTTCGTATGACGCCGATCTCGTCGCGCGCGCGAACGAGATCCGAAATCGGGTCATTCAGTTTCGCGAAGAGGAAGGCGCCGAGTGGGGCGCGCAAATTGAGCGCGACGCGCGCATTCCCGAGGCGCTCTGGGCGCGCATCCGAGAGCTCGGCTTCCACAAACTGACGCAGCCTAAGTGGGTCGGCGGCGAGGGGCTGCCGCTCGGCCTCTACTTCCCCATTCTCGAAGAGGTCGCGCACATGCACGGCACCATCCGCATGATGGTGCACGCGTACAACAGCATCTGGCGCACGGTCGGGCAGGGCACGCGCGAGCAGCAGGAATACTGGCTGAAGAAGCTCGTGAACGAGGGCGCGCTCGTCGCGTTTGCGCTCACCGAACCCGACAACGGCACGGGCATCGATCTGCGCACCATCGCGACGTATGAGAACGGCAAGTTCGTGCTGAACGGCCGCAAGCATCTCATCACGTTCGCCGAGGAGGCGGCCGTGATCGCCGTCATCGCCAAGATGGAGGGCGGCGCGGGCCGCACGGGGCTCACGGCGTTCCTCGTGCCGCAGGGCCGCAAGGGCATGAAGCTCACGCCCATGCCGCACATGATGGGCGACAAGGGCTGCTCGCACGCCGTGATCGAATTCGAGAACTGCGAAGTCGGCGAGGACGAGGTGCTCGGCGAGATTGGCGAAGGATTTGGCGTCGCGGTGCGCGGATTTTTGGACCAGAGCCGCGCGTGCATCGCGCAGAGCGCGGTGGGGCTCGCGCAGGAGGCGCTGGACCGCGCGCTCGATCACGTCCGGCGACGCACCACGTTCGGCAAGGCGCTCGCGAGCCGGCAGGCCGTGCAGATGCGGCTGGCGGAGATGCAGATTGCGATTCAGGGCGCCAGGCTTCTCTGCCTCGACGCGGCGTACAAGTACGACCAGGGGCGCGACATCTCGCTCGAAGCCGCCATCGCGAAGGCGAACGCCATCCGCATGGTGGGCGAGGTGACGGACGGGGCGCTCTCGCTCTACGGGGGCATCGGCTACGCGGTGACAAGCCCTGTGGAGCGGCTGTACCGCGACGCGAGATCGCTCTGGTTCGAGGAGGGCACCCTCGAGATGCAGAAGATGACCATCGCGGAGGCGCTCTTGGCCGAGGCGCGCCGGCGCGAGCGGGCGCAGAAGAGGGCTGAGTGA
- a CDS encoding helix-turn-helix domain-containing protein, translating to MVRVAELAQRLRYYRKLRGLSVRELAERAGVSVSYIYAIESGARGSNAAKLGLIAEALGVSLSDLWGDARPEKGDIPRDPGGEND from the coding sequence GTGGTTCGCGTGGCGGAACTTGCCCAACGCTTACGATACTATCGCAAATTGCGCGGCTTGTCAGTACGCGAGTTGGCGGAGCGGGCTGGCGTGAGCGTGAGCTACATTTATGCCATCGAGTCGGGCGCGCGCGGCAGCAATGCAGCGAAGCTCGGGCTCATCGCGGAGGCGCTCGGCGTCAGCCTGAGTGACCTGTGGGGCGATGCGCGCCCGGAGAAAGGCGACATCCCGCGCGATCCCGGCGGAGAAAACGACTGA
- the proS gene encoding proline--tRNA ligase → MAKQDKQFVKEITPQSEDFSRWYIDVLQKAEWMDYAPVRGCIVIRPDAYEIWERCQRELDREFKRTGHRNAYFPLFIPESFFEKEKEHVEGFNPELPWVTEAGGDILEERLAVRPTSETMFGHMYAQWIQSYRDLPLLLNQWANVVRWEKRTLPFLRTSEFLWQEGHTAHATEEEAREETMRMLGIYADFVESFLAIPVIRGQKTPSEKFAGAVETYTIESLMKDGRALQTATSHYLGQNFAKSFEIQYLDKDNQLKYVYTTSWGMSTRILGAIVMVHGDDRGLVLPPKLSPTQVVIVPIGPAKAREAVVAKARELFDALKRADIRVHLDDRDDVSPGWKFNEYELRGVPIRLELGPRDLEASQAVLARRDTGEKITVPLDAVIERVQALLSDIQRDLFEAAKRRLEENSHVAETLDQLVEIIQTKRGFVLAGWCGDDACERAVKDACTATSRCIPFDPPARPSTCVTCGKPAKHAVWFAKSY, encoded by the coding sequence ATGGCGAAACAGGACAAGCAGTTCGTGAAGGAGATCACACCTCAATCCGAAGACTTTTCCCGCTGGTACATCGATGTGCTCCAGAAGGCGGAGTGGATGGACTACGCGCCGGTGCGCGGCTGCATCGTCATCCGCCCCGACGCCTACGAGATCTGGGAGCGCTGCCAGCGCGAGCTGGATCGGGAGTTCAAGCGGACGGGCCACCGCAACGCGTATTTCCCGCTCTTCATCCCGGAGAGCTTTTTCGAAAAAGAAAAGGAACACGTCGAGGGCTTCAACCCTGAATTGCCCTGGGTGACGGAGGCGGGCGGCGACATCCTCGAGGAGCGGCTCGCGGTCCGGCCGACGTCCGAGACGATGTTTGGCCACATGTACGCCCAGTGGATTCAGTCGTACCGCGACTTGCCGCTTCTCTTGAACCAATGGGCGAACGTCGTCCGGTGGGAGAAGCGGACGCTGCCGTTCCTCCGGACGAGCGAGTTTTTGTGGCAGGAGGGCCACACGGCGCACGCGACCGAGGAAGAGGCCCGTGAGGAGACCATGCGCATGCTCGGCATCTACGCCGACTTCGTCGAGTCGTTCCTGGCCATCCCGGTCATCCGCGGCCAGAAGACGCCGAGCGAGAAGTTTGCGGGCGCGGTGGAGACCTACACCATCGAGTCGCTCATGAAGGACGGCCGGGCGCTGCAAACGGCCACGAGCCACTACCTCGGCCAAAACTTCGCGAAGAGCTTCGAGATACAGTACCTGGATAAAGACAATCAGCTGAAGTACGTGTACACCACGTCGTGGGGCATGTCCACGCGCATCCTCGGCGCCATTGTCATGGTGCACGGGGACGATCGCGGCCTCGTCCTGCCGCCCAAGCTCTCGCCCACGCAGGTCGTCATCGTGCCCATCGGCCCGGCCAAGGCGCGCGAAGCTGTCGTCGCGAAGGCGCGCGAGTTGTTCGACGCCCTGAAGCGCGCCGACATCCGCGTCCACCTCGACGATCGCGACGACGTGAGCCCCGGCTGGAAGTTCAACGAGTACGAGCTGCGCGGCGTCCCCATCCGGCTCGAGCTCGGCCCGCGGGATCTCGAGGCTTCCCAGGCCGTCCTCGCCCGCCGCGACACCGGAGAAAAAATCACCGTGCCGCTCGACGCCGTGATCGAGCGCGTGCAGGCGCTCCTCTCTGACATCCAGCGCGACCTGTTCGAAGCGGCCAAGCGGCGCCTCGAGGAGAACTCGCACGTGGCCGAGACCTTGGACCAGCTCGTCGAGATCATCCAGACGAAGCGCGGCTTCGTCCTCGCGGGCTGGTGCGGCGACGACGCGTGCGAGCGCGCGGTCAAGGACGCGTGCACGGCCACCAGCCGCTGCATTCCGTTCGATCCGCCGGCCCGCCCGTCGACCTGCGTCACGTGTGGCAAGCCCGCCAAGCACGCGGTCTGGTTCGCGAAGTCGTACTGA
- the tlp gene encoding small acid-soluble spore protein Tlp: MPNPDNRADNVERLQEAIHNTMENLHEAEDFLAAHADEMNPKDVRNLVAKNERRRRAIDGFREEIRDEAHDARDRLQ, from the coding sequence ATGCCGAATCCGGACAACCGCGCGGACAACGTGGAGCGCCTGCAGGAGGCCATCCACAACACGATGGAAAACCTGCACGAGGCGGAGGACTTTCTCGCCGCGCACGCCGACGAGATGAACCCGAAGGACGTGCGGAATCTGGTGGCGAAGAACGAGCGCAGGCGTCGGGCCATCGACGGGTTCCGCGAGGAGATCCGCGACGAGGCGCACGACGCGCGGGATCGCCTGCAATAA